One part of the Sulfolobus tengchongensis genome encodes these proteins:
- a CDS encoding Gfo/Idh/MocA family oxidoreductase, with product MKIAVVGCDGFGKVHLRAMKNIPDIEYYVFSRNEEKAKECMKEFNAKGYFTNYDDILNSDVDIVDLLVSHDQHYPMGIRALKSGKHLMLEKPIARTIEEAEGLIKTAKETNRKFMVLEQFYFDSSVRKAKELLSKLGSLSLIIVRSTHLYQPKGWRREKEKMGGGALIDGGVHFIDTLLNLGGEYEYVKASCGRYFSGIEGEDTTLATFKFKNGALGLLMYSWSIINPPKVPAFEIYGERGSLVEDPNSRVMGKPYGDLILSIGEKGERIEVEKVSPIETEIREFVNAVKNDSNVPMPPEIALRDLRAVLDIYHSCGYS from the coding sequence ATGAAAATAGCTGTAGTCGGATGTGATGGATTCGGTAAGGTCCACTTAAGGGCAATGAAAAATATACCAGATATAGAATATTACGTTTTTAGTAGAAATGAGGAAAAGGCAAAAGAATGCATGAAGGAATTTAACGCAAAAGGGTATTTCACCAATTACGATGACATATTAAATTCAGATGTTGATATAGTGGACCTTTTAGTGAGTCATGATCAACACTATCCCATGGGAATTAGAGCATTGAAATCGGGGAAGCATTTAATGTTAGAAAAACCAATAGCGAGAACGATAGAGGAAGCAGAAGGATTAATAAAAACTGCGAAGGAGACCAATCGAAAATTCATGGTTTTAGAGCAATTTTACTTCGACTCGTCTGTTAGAAAAGCTAAGGAACTACTATCAAAACTTGGAAGCTTGTCTCTGATAATTGTGAGGTCTACGCACTTATACCAACCTAAGGGATGGAGAAGAGAAAAGGAAAAAATGGGAGGAGGTGCGTTAATTGATGGTGGTGTTCACTTCATCGATACGTTACTTAATCTCGGAGGAGAATATGAATACGTTAAGGCGAGCTGTGGGAGATATTTTTCTGGAATAGAAGGAGAAGATACCACACTAGCTACCTTTAAGTTCAAAAATGGAGCATTGGGACTACTCATGTACAGTTGGTCAATCATAAATCCACCTAAAGTACCTGCCTTTGAGATATATGGAGAAAGAGGAAGTTTGGTAGAGGATCCAAATAGTAGAGTTATGGGAAAACCTTATGGTGACTTGATACTAAGCATAGGTGAGAAAGGGGAAAGAATAGAAGTCGAAAAGGTAAGCCCTATAGAAACTGAGATAAGAGAGTTTGTTAATGCTGTAAAAAATGATTCTAATGTTCCAATGCCTCCAGAAATTGCATTGAGAGATTTAAGAGCTGTTTTAGATATTTATCACTCATGTGGTTATTCCTAA
- a CDS encoding aldo/keto reductase, giving the protein MRYVKLGDTGIKVSQIALGTWFLPLLPEKDDLGVFKVDKETTLKILKKAYDEGVNFIDTANVYHGALWVTDPPHIGNSERIVGEFLRLIDRESVVISTKVRGKVSNFVNGEGLSRKHIMWQIKESLKRLNTDYVDVYFIHWPDPDTPKLETLKVLNSLVSNGIVHYLGISNHPATDVIEFLQLSERYCLEKFVVMQDLYNMLERYVEKDKINIAKRYGLSIMAYAPLAHGFLTGKYISDKGWKIEELSRVSMYNDLKGRYFSENNLKILMELKELASQLGITLSQLAIAWLIKRGEQLGVTIIPLIGVSKMSHLEDNLNALNVNLKNDDLKRIEEILGITT; this is encoded by the coding sequence ATGAGATATGTTAAGTTAGGAGATACTGGAATTAAGGTTTCTCAAATAGCCTTAGGTACATGGTTTCTTCCTCTTTTGCCAGAAAAAGATGACCTAGGAGTCTTCAAAGTAGACAAAGAGACCACATTGAAAATACTCAAAAAAGCGTATGATGAAGGAGTTAACTTTATCGATACTGCAAACGTTTATCATGGTGCACTATGGGTAACTGATCCCCCGCATATTGGAAATTCGGAAAGAATCGTTGGAGAGTTCCTAAGGTTGATTGATAGAGAATCTGTGGTGATATCAACTAAGGTAAGAGGTAAGGTTAGTAATTTCGTTAACGGAGAGGGATTATCCAGAAAACACATAATGTGGCAAATTAAGGAGAGTTTAAAGAGATTAAATACCGATTACGTTGATGTGTATTTTATTCATTGGCCAGATCCTGATACTCCTAAATTAGAAACCTTGAAAGTCCTAAACAGTTTAGTGAGTAACGGGATAGTCCACTATCTAGGTATTAGTAATCATCCAGCAACAGATGTTATCGAATTCCTTCAGTTAAGTGAGAGATATTGCCTTGAAAAATTTGTAGTCATGCAAGATCTATATAACATGCTAGAAAGATATGTAGAGAAGGATAAGATAAACATAGCTAAGAGATATGGATTAAGCATAATGGCATATGCTCCATTAGCTCATGGATTTTTAACGGGAAAATATATAAGTGATAAAGGTTGGAAGATAGAGGAACTTAGTAGAGTTTCTATGTATAATGATTTAAAGGGAAGGTACTTTTCTGAGAACAATCTCAAAATTCTCATGGAACTTAAAGAGCTTGCCTCACAGTTAGGAATAACTCTTTCCCAGCTTGCTATTGCTTGGCTTATAAAAAGAGGTGAACAATTAGGAGTCACAATTATTCCACTTATTGGAGTAAGTAAAATGAGCCATCTTGAGGATAACTTAAACGCCTTAAATGTAAATTTGAAAAATGATGATTTAAAGAGAATAGAGGAGATATTAGGAATAACCACATGA
- a CDS encoding Gfo/Idh/MocA family oxidoreductase translates to MRIRYGIIGVGGHGRNRHLLPLTKLRDKVEIIAVADINKERCEEVAYQFKIKCYTDYMDMIEKESLDAVSIVTPTGLHSKIAMDVLNKKVNVLVDKPLGSNLDEVLNVVRTAKHKGLKLMVGYWSRFSSALQFGKEIVDKDLLGEPYMAYGYLVRRRGIPGIPTFIDKRLSGGRGALLDIGCYIIDNLLTLLKFRKPISVIGKTYTKFGNKKDEIKFNWGNWDIENFSLEDYATGFVKLEKDISMILEVGWAANVSHAEERSYIRVLGDKGGIEGNGNEAILDISFHGRTDNFLVDMKPVIKKKEDMSYEMVKSFVESVLENKEPPITGYESVILHSIIDGIYKSSEEDREIRIVIPEI, encoded by the coding sequence ATGAGAATCAGATACGGTATAATAGGTGTAGGTGGCCATGGAAGAAATAGGCACCTCCTTCCATTAACTAAATTACGAGATAAAGTCGAAATTATAGCCGTGGCTGACATAAATAAGGAAAGATGCGAGGAAGTAGCATATCAATTCAAGATTAAATGTTATACCGATTACATGGACATGATAGAAAAGGAATCTCTAGATGCAGTGAGCATAGTTACTCCTACTGGATTACATTCTAAAATTGCAATGGATGTGTTAAATAAAAAAGTAAACGTATTGGTAGACAAACCATTAGGCTCTAATTTAGATGAAGTATTGAATGTAGTAAGAACAGCTAAACACAAAGGTCTAAAATTAATGGTAGGATACTGGAGCAGATTCTCTTCAGCATTGCAATTTGGCAAAGAGATCGTTGACAAGGATTTATTGGGAGAGCCCTATATGGCTTATGGTTATCTTGTAAGAAGACGAGGTATCCCAGGTATACCCACGTTTATTGATAAAAGGCTATCTGGTGGAAGGGGTGCACTATTAGATATAGGATGTTACATAATAGACAACTTACTTACATTACTTAAATTCAGGAAACCTATAAGTGTAATAGGTAAGACTTATACTAAATTCGGAAATAAAAAAGACGAAATAAAGTTCAACTGGGGAAATTGGGATATAGAGAATTTTAGCCTTGAGGATTACGCTACTGGATTCGTAAAACTTGAAAAAGACATAAGTATGATTTTAGAAGTGGGATGGGCAGCTAACGTATCTCATGCAGAAGAGAGAAGTTACATCAGAGTGCTAGGTGATAAAGGTGGAATTGAAGGAAATGGAAATGAGGCAATTTTAGATATTTCATTTCATGGGAGAACAGACAATTTCCTTGTAGATATGAAACCGGTTATAAAGAAAAAAGAGGATATGTCATATGAAATGGTTAAGTCGTTTGTGGAAAGCGTATTGGAAAATAAAGAACCACCTATTACAGGATATGAAAGCGTTATACTGCATTCGATTATTGATGGCATATATAAATCCTCAGAGGAAGATAGGGAGATCAGAATAGTAATACCAGAGATTTAA
- a CDS encoding amidohydrolase family protein, with amino-acid sequence MGYVDAHTHVWFKEALPKDFFNNDSGYEYTPPSINDIIKEMDSVNIDYIVIIAYPSREIWHIKEDFPINMINVVKDYANRFSIVGGIEPNKLSLQETKYWLEKQYEAGVSGFKLHPVHSHVKPNAYREEEGGLKQLELLYQFAQDHELPVIIHTGTSVFLKARNKYADPIFVDDVSVDFPKLKIVMAHMGRPNYVPTAFQLVRIRRNIYAEISSIPPKKLLEYLPRLEEISYKTIYGSDYGGPGVKGISQNLKEFLSINISEKAKVDIASNNPKSLYKPLSELR; translated from the coding sequence ATGGGGTATGTAGACGCTCATACTCACGTCTGGTTTAAAGAGGCTTTACCTAAAGATTTCTTCAATAATGATTCTGGTTACGAATATACCCCACCTAGTATAAATGATATTATAAAGGAAATGGATAGTGTAAATATAGATTATATTGTAATAATTGCATATCCTAGTAGGGAAATTTGGCATATTAAAGAAGATTTTCCTATTAATATGATAAACGTTGTTAAGGATTACGCAAACAGATTTTCAATAGTAGGAGGTATAGAGCCAAATAAATTAAGTTTGCAAGAAACAAAATACTGGTTAGAAAAGCAATATGAGGCAGGTGTTTCAGGATTTAAGCTCCATCCAGTACATTCTCACGTTAAGCCGAATGCGTATAGAGAAGAGGAAGGAGGTCTAAAGCAACTGGAATTACTTTACCAATTTGCACAAGATCACGAATTACCAGTTATTATCCATACGGGGACTAGCGTATTCTTAAAAGCTAGGAATAAATATGCTGATCCAATTTTTGTCGACGACGTTTCGGTGGACTTTCCAAAATTAAAGATAGTTATGGCTCATATGGGTAGACCAAACTACGTTCCTACGGCTTTCCAATTAGTCAGAATAAGGAGAAATATATACGCTGAAATCTCTTCTATTCCACCTAAGAAATTGCTAGAATATCTACCAAGACTTGAGGAAATAAGTTATAAGACAATTTATGGTAGTGATTACGGTGGTCCCGGAGTCAAGGGTATTTCACAAAACTTGAAGGAGTTTCTCTCGATTAATATTAGTGAAAAAGCTAAAGTCGATATAGCCAGTAACAATCCAAAATCATTATATAAACCATTAAGTGAATTACGATAA
- a CDS encoding transposase, whose amino-acid sequence MLKEKNKKDIIRLSYKYRIYPTLEIEQKLIKTMQSEAKVYNTLLDYITEKKKQGIKVTQLDTQKLLKNMKEKHEVYSKTLQMINNILWYNIHALSELKKNGKKVGKLRHKKIFRIIWYNQSGFKLQGNKLYLSKIGEIKVLLHRPIQGRIKGVIIKRSKTNKWYAIFQVEQEKQQLEKIGKVASVDLGIEKFATTSDGIAIENPKLFDKIEKRIKLLQRRLSRKKKGSRNYEKARVKLAKAYEKLENTLNDYIHKITTWLVKNYDVIVVEKLNMLKMIHDSNSKLRKHILYSKFSTFLHHLFYKAERAGRKVVEVNPAYTSQTCSRCGYRVKLSLSDRIFRCPNCGLVIDRDYNASLNILRNGVGTAPLPVEGKPLLYVTFYEVVYSKFPQRSRKSSSRGGDAPS is encoded by the coding sequence ATGTTGAAGGAAAAGAATAAAAAAGATATCATACGTTTATCTTATAAATACAGAATATACCCAACACTAGAAATAGAACAAAAACTCATTAAAACAATGCAAAGTGAAGCTAAAGTATACAACACCTTGTTAGATTACATAACAGAAAAGAAAAAACAAGGAATAAAAGTAACACAACTAGACACACAAAAACTACTCAAAAACATGAAAGAAAAACATGAGGTATACTCAAAAACCCTACAAATGATAAATAATATACTCTGGTACAACATTCACGCTTTATCAGAACTAAAAAAGAATGGAAAGAAAGTAGGAAAACTAAGACACAAAAAGATATTCAGAATAATCTGGTACAACCAATCCGGATTCAAACTACAAGGAAACAAACTCTATCTCTCGAAAATAGGCGAAATAAAAGTCCTCTTACACAGACCAATACAAGGGAGGATAAAAGGTGTAATCATAAAGAGAAGCAAAACAAACAAATGGTACGCGATATTCCAAGTAGAACAAGAAAAGCAACAACTAGAGAAGATTGGCAAAGTAGCTAGTGTTGACCTTGGCATAGAGAAATTTGCTACTACAAGTGACGGTATTGCGATTGAAAATCCTAAACTTTTCGATAAGATAGAGAAAAGAATCAAATTACTGCAAAGGAGATTATCAAGAAAGAAGAAGGGTTCAAGAAATTATGAGAAAGCTAGAGTTAAGCTAGCTAAGGCTTATGAGAAACTTGAAAACACGTTGAACGATTACATACACAAGATAACAACGTGGTTAGTGAAAAATTATGATGTGATAGTAGTTGAGAAATTAAACATGCTAAAAATGATACATGACTCGAATAGCAAGTTGAGGAAGCATATTCTTTATTCAAAGTTTTCAACTTTTCTCCACCACCTTTTCTACAAGGCTGAAAGAGCTGGTAGGAAGGTGGTGGAGGTAAACCCAGCATATACATCACAAACATGTTCAAGGTGTGGGTACAGGGTAAAACTTAGTTTGTCTGACAGAATATTTCGTTGTCCTAATTGCGGTCTTGTAATAGACCGTGATTATAATGCTTCTCTAAATATTTTGAGGAATGGGGTTGGGACTGCCCCTCTGCCTGTGGAGGGGAAACCTCTACTGTACGTCACCTTTTATGAGGTGGTGTACAGCAAGTTTCCCCAGAGAAGCAGGAAATCCTCATCGCGAGGTGGGGATGCTCCGTCGTAA
- a CDS encoding transposase, translating into MVEISVDKDHFHTLFKTKPTLNIRRYVKTITSREI; encoded by the coding sequence ATTGTTGAAATCAGTGTAGATAAAGACCACTTCCACACCCTATTCAAAACAAAACCAACACTAAACATACGAAGGTACGTAAAAACAATAACATCAAGAGAAATATAA
- a CDS encoding MFS transporter, with the protein MKYLKFFAILSNLSNNLVNPFISFVSAYFGMNSEELALVTSATNAIPNISQYFLNFIKSRARLLLFLGTFINGILWIVSAFIPFNWIFLLIYFIITTSIGVANFGWNLIMDKVSRNNRGSTLSLYMVYATIGSLIATLITGLITGNNIELIRRFFIISGIMLISSAYLSRKVETDADYDKHKIMGSSNVMRTTSSTTINRFLGITFLFNLVLAIAWPIFPLAQVYKFHMNDENIAILSIETSIITILFRKIVAKLTDTRRKLTMFIGSAIYSIFPLSYALSDSINDIYIANLASGFTNAVGSVTYIAYLFDNSDETTVKRNLAIYNLTVGCGVMTGSIIGGVLYNYVSQFCNPIYAINLLLLITSILRLSVSSLFLTIKDAVKRN; encoded by the coding sequence TTGAAATATCTTAAATTTTTTGCAATTTTGTCAAATCTTTCCAATAACCTAGTTAATCCCTTTATATCCTTTGTCTCAGCCTATTTTGGAATGAATTCAGAAGAGTTGGCACTAGTTACTTCTGCGACAAATGCAATCCCTAATATATCTCAGTATTTCTTAAATTTCATCAAATCTAGAGCTAGACTCCTCTTGTTTTTAGGTACTTTTATAAACGGTATACTGTGGATAGTAAGTGCCTTTATCCCATTTAACTGGATATTCCTATTAATCTATTTCATCATAACAACAAGCATAGGAGTAGCGAATTTTGGATGGAATTTAATAATGGATAAAGTAAGTAGAAACAACAGAGGATCAACTCTTTCTCTTTATATGGTTTACGCCACAATCGGATCCTTAATAGCCACGTTAATAACTGGTTTAATAACTGGAAACAACATAGAACTTATTCGACGTTTCTTTATTATTTCTGGAATTATGCTTATTAGCTCAGCGTATTTGTCAAGAAAAGTAGAGACTGATGCAGATTATGATAAACATAAAATAATGGGAAGTAGTAACGTTATGAGAACTACTTCTTCAACAACAATAAATAGATTCCTAGGAATTACATTTCTCTTTAATTTGGTGTTAGCAATAGCATGGCCAATCTTTCCTTTAGCACAAGTATATAAATTTCATATGAATGATGAAAATATAGCTATATTAAGTATAGAAACTAGTATAATAACAATATTATTTAGAAAAATTGTAGCAAAATTAACAGATACAAGAAGGAAACTTACTATGTTCATAGGAAGTGCAATTTATTCCATATTTCCCCTATCCTATGCCTTATCTGATTCCATTAATGATATTTATATAGCGAATCTGGCTAGCGGGTTTACCAACGCTGTAGGTTCAGTCACTTATATAGCGTATTTATTTGACAATTCTGACGAAACTACGGTAAAAAGAAATCTAGCAATTTACAACTTAACTGTAGGATGTGGAGTAATGACCGGCTCTATTATAGGTGGTGTGTTATATAACTACGTCTCCCAGTTTTGCAATCCAATTTACGCTATTAACTTACTTCTCCTTATCACATCTATTTTGAGACTCTCGGTATCTTCCTTGTTCTTAACAATTAAGGATGCAGTAAAACGAAACTAA
- the bgaS gene encoding beta-galactosidase BgaS, translating into MHIFPKSFRFGWSQAGFQSEMGTPGSEDPNTDWYVWVHDKENIASGLVSGDLPENGPGYWGNYKTFHDNAQKMGLKIARLNVEWSRIFPKPLPKPQNFDESKTDVTEVEINENELRKMDEYANKDALNHYREIFKDLKSRGIYFILNMYHWPLPLWIHDPIRVRKGDLSGPIGWLSTRTVYEFARFSAYIAWKFDDLADEYSTMNEPNVVWGLGYVGVKSGFPPGHLSFELSGRAMYNIIQAHARAYDAIKSVSKKPVGIIYANSSFQPLTENDKEAVEMAEYDNRWVFFDAIIRGEVNKGKEKVVREDLRNRLDWIGVNYYTRTVVKKTERGYTSLGGYGHGCERNSVSLAGLPTSDFGWEFYPEGLYDVLTKYWNRYHLYMYVTENGIADDADYQRPYYLVSHIYQVHRAINSGADVRGYLHWSLADNYEWASGFSMRFGLLKVDYATKKLYWRPSALVYREIATNGGIIDEIEHLNSVPPIKPLRH; encoded by the coding sequence ATGCATATATTCCCAAAGAGCTTTAGGTTTGGTTGGTCTCAAGCAGGATTTCAATCGGAAATGGGAACACCAGGGTCAGAAGATCCAAACACTGACTGGTATGTATGGGTCCATGATAAAGAAAATATAGCTTCTGGATTAGTTAGTGGAGACTTGCCAGAGAACGGTCCAGGGTACTGGGGGAACTATAAGACATTTCACGATAATGCACAAAAAATGGGACTTAAAATAGCTAGATTAAATGTAGAATGGTCCCGAATATTCCCAAAACCATTACCAAAACCACAAAACTTTGATGAGAGCAAAACAGATGTAACAGAAGTTGAAATTAATGAAAATGAATTAAGAAAAATGGACGAATATGCAAACAAAGACGCACTAAATCACTATAGGGAAATTTTCAAAGACCTCAAAAGCAGAGGAATTTACTTTATATTAAACATGTATCATTGGCCTTTACCTTTGTGGATACACGATCCTATAAGGGTAAGAAAAGGAGACCTTAGTGGTCCAATAGGCTGGCTAAGTACCAGAACAGTTTACGAATTTGCAAGATTCTCAGCATATATTGCGTGGAAATTCGATGATCTTGCAGATGAATATTCTACCATGAATGAGCCTAATGTAGTTTGGGGATTAGGATATGTAGGTGTTAAATCCGGATTTCCACCAGGACATCTTAGCTTTGAATTGTCAGGTAGGGCAATGTATAATATAATTCAAGCTCATGCAAGAGCATATGATGCAATAAAGAGTGTCTCTAAGAAACCAGTAGGAATAATCTACGCCAATTCGTCTTTCCAACCATTAACTGAAAATGATAAGGAAGCTGTAGAAATGGCAGAATATGATAATAGGTGGGTATTCTTCGATGCTATAATTAGGGGTGAAGTCAATAAGGGAAAAGAAAAGGTTGTAAGAGAGGATCTAAGAAATAGACTAGATTGGATAGGAGTTAATTATTACACTAGAACGGTAGTTAAAAAAACTGAAAGAGGATATACCAGCTTAGGCGGATATGGACATGGATGCGAGAGAAACTCAGTTAGTTTAGCTGGCTTACCAACAAGTGATTTTGGTTGGGAATTCTACCCTGAAGGATTATATGATGTTTTGACTAAGTACTGGAATAGATATCATTTATATATGTATGTTACTGAAAATGGTATAGCTGATGATGCTGATTATCAAAGACCATATTATCTCGTATCTCACATTTATCAAGTACACAGAGCTATAAACAGTGGAGCAGATGTGAGAGGTTACTTACACTGGTCTTTAGCAGATAATTATGAATGGGCATCCGGATTTTCAATGAGATTTGGTTTGCTAAAAGTTGATTATGCAACAAAGAAGTTATACTGGAGACCATCAGCACTGGTTTACAGAGAGATAGCAACTAACGGAGGAATAATTGATGAAATAGAGCATCTAAACAGTGTCCCACCCATAAAACCACTTAGACATTAG
- a CDS encoding glycoside hydrolase family 31 protein, which produces MQIKDLNLRVEFYADNIVRIVYYKENYQDSSLVILPNLKKINARSENDVSTVSFYTDILKVNVDLLRGELVISDNEKGKVIIKEVDRRLRYNTSLMTYTVEQEFTLEDNENLYGLGQHAGGNGLGESSSYRLGYRGSTITLSQRNTDINIPFIVSSKGYGILWDLYSLGSISLKGNRLRVWFEAGKKLDYYVIYGQSIDEVIRGYRKLTGDAPLLPKWAYGYWQSKERYKSQEELLSTVKEFRERKIPIDVIVQDWRYWGKYGWNAFKFDETDFPNPKEMVKQIHEMKTKLAISIWPTFGKETEVYKDMENRGCIIPGTIAFNPYKDECRELFWSYVKRFFEIGVDGYWLDASEPETGFGLVFFSPIHDADLGIGKGYEYLNTYPLMETKAVYEGQRKITNKRVVILTRSAFAGQQRHSAISWSGDILGDWATLRAQIPAGLNFSVSGIPYWTTDIGGFFSGNPESKSYAEIFVRWFQWGSFCPIFRVHGTIFPKEPWRFPKEYQDVIVKFIRFRYRLLPYIYSLAWNVYNGGYTIMRPLFMDFKEDYNVYQIDDQYMFGPYIMVSPVTLPSIEERDVYLPLGSWYDFWSGEKLIGGKWIKGKVSLDMIPLHVRAGAILPLLAKPVESTEEEWDEIELRVYPGRDGKFEIYDDDGITYDYENGRYYIIPVKWNEDKEELVIGKKVGNLDMKKKIIKVVWVEKDKGVGIDISKVDEELEYDGNESIVIKRK; this is translated from the coding sequence ATGCAAATTAAAGATCTTAACCTACGTGTAGAATTTTATGCAGATAATATAGTAAGAATAGTGTATTATAAGGAAAACTATCAAGACAGTAGTTTAGTAATATTACCTAATTTAAAGAAGATTAACGCTAGAAGTGAAAATGATGTATCAACGGTTTCCTTTTATACTGATATCTTGAAAGTTAATGTTGATTTACTTAGAGGGGAACTGGTAATCAGTGATAATGAAAAAGGAAAGGTAATTATTAAAGAGGTTGACAGAAGGCTAAGGTATAACACTTCACTGATGACGTACACTGTTGAACAAGAGTTTACGTTAGAGGATAATGAAAACCTTTATGGATTGGGACAGCATGCAGGTGGGAATGGACTTGGCGAATCTTCTTCATATAGATTAGGTTATAGAGGTTCCACAATAACTTTGTCTCAAAGAAATACAGATATTAACATACCTTTTATCGTATCTAGTAAAGGATATGGTATCCTGTGGGATCTCTATTCTCTTGGTTCCATAAGCCTTAAGGGAAATAGGTTAAGGGTTTGGTTTGAGGCTGGGAAGAAATTGGATTATTACGTAATCTATGGACAATCAATAGATGAGGTCATAAGGGGATATAGGAAGTTAACTGGTGATGCTCCACTATTACCCAAATGGGCATACGGTTATTGGCAATCTAAGGAACGATATAAATCTCAAGAGGAATTGTTATCAACAGTCAAGGAGTTTAGGGAGAGAAAAATACCGATAGATGTAATAGTACAAGATTGGAGATATTGGGGGAAATATGGGTGGAATGCGTTTAAATTCGATGAAACTGATTTTCCAAATCCTAAAGAAATGGTAAAACAAATTCATGAAATGAAGACAAAATTGGCAATTTCCATTTGGCCAACGTTTGGTAAGGAGACTGAAGTTTATAAGGATATGGAAAATAGGGGATGTATAATTCCAGGTACTATTGCCTTTAATCCCTATAAGGATGAATGCAGGGAGTTATTTTGGAGCTACGTAAAGAGATTCTTTGAAATTGGTGTAGATGGGTATTGGTTGGACGCTTCAGAGCCAGAGACTGGTTTTGGTTTGGTTTTCTTCTCGCCAATTCACGACGCGGATTTAGGTATAGGGAAAGGGTATGAGTATTTGAATACTTATCCGTTAATGGAGACTAAAGCAGTTTATGAAGGGCAAAGGAAGATTACTAATAAGAGAGTTGTCATTTTAACTAGATCGGCTTTCGCAGGTCAACAGAGACATTCAGCGATTAGTTGGTCTGGCGATATATTAGGTGATTGGGCAACTCTTAGGGCTCAAATACCTGCTGGTCTAAATTTCTCAGTCTCTGGAATCCCCTACTGGACAACTGATATTGGCGGATTTTTCTCTGGAAATCCGGAATCTAAATCTTATGCTGAGATTTTTGTTAGATGGTTCCAATGGGGATCTTTTTGTCCAATATTCAGAGTTCATGGTACAATATTTCCTAAAGAGCCATGGAGATTTCCTAAAGAGTATCAAGATGTGATTGTAAAATTCATAAGATTTAGATATAGACTATTACCCTACATATATTCTTTGGCATGGAATGTTTATAATGGTGGGTATACGATTATGAGACCACTTTTCATGGATTTTAAAGAGGACTATAATGTTTATCAAATTGATGATCAATACATGTTTGGTCCTTACATCATGGTTAGTCCAGTTACATTGCCAAGTATAGAGGAAAGAGATGTTTACTTACCCTTAGGAAGCTGGTATGATTTCTGGTCTGGCGAGAAATTAATAGGCGGAAAATGGATTAAGGGTAAGGTTAGTTTAGACATGATTCCTCTTCATGTAAGGGCTGGGGCAATTTTACCACTATTAGCAAAGCCCGTTGAAAGCACAGAAGAAGAATGGGATGAAATTGAATTAAGAGTTTACCCAGGTAGAGATGGAAAGTTTGAGATTTATGATGATGATGGCATTACATATGACTACGAAAACGGTAGATATTATATAATTCCAGTTAAGTGGAATGAGGATAAAGAGGAGTTAGTAATAGGCAAAAAGGTAGGTAACTTGGATATGAAAAAGAAGATAATTAAGGTAGTTTGGGTGGAAAAGGATAAGGGAGTGGGTATTGACATTTCAAAAGTAGACGAGGAATTGGAATATGACGGTAACGAGAGCATTGTGATAAAAAGGAAATAG